Within Nosocomiicoccus ampullae, the genomic segment AAACATTATCTAAGTTAGTAATTAATCCAATAAATGCGATGATTAATACAAAGTAAAATAATCCTTTTTTCAAATAATCAACCTCTATAAATATTTATTTAAATCTTTAATATTGTCTATTGACTCTTTTATTTTTTTATCGTCGTCTTTGTCAATTGCTTCTTTCAATGATTTTAATTCTTTAAGTAGATTACTATTGAATATTTCTATTTTATTATGTTGGCGTGTGAGCGTATCTTGTAACTTTAACTCATCTACGTCATCGTTATATTCTTTTATAATATTTGTCATATCACTTTCGATATCACTAATTTTTCCGCCACTAATTTTTTCATCTTTTTTATAACTATTAATTTCTAAAGTAAGTCTTTCTAGTTCTTGTTCAGTCGATCTTGCATATTTTTTAACAATGCTTTGATAGTCATCAATATTAGAGTCCTTTTTATCGCGGTTAATACGTGCAATTTCTTCTTCAATATTATTAAAATCATCTTTTAATTGTTTATTTTCTACTTCAAGAGTATGTAATTCCTCTTCAAGATCTTCTACTCTTTTAGATTTTTGTTCGAACTTTTCATCTAAATTCTCTGATGAACAGGCAGTTAATAATAATGTTAATGATAAAAGTAACAGTGAATTTTTCATCATAATCCCTCACAATACTTTATTATCTTATCATTTCTTTTTAATTTTGAAAAAGAAAATGAAATGTTATAAAAAATACTGTAAACTACGAAGTAAGGAGTGAATCACATTATGAAAAAACTAGACAACACAAAATCTCTATTAAAAAAATATGACGTTGACGCTATTCTCATTATGAGTGAGTTTAACAGAAGATACTTATCAGATTTCACTGGTTCGAGTGGTGCGGTTATTATTACGAATGATGATGAATATTTAATATCAGACTTTAGATATAACGTTCAAGCAAGAGAAGAATCTCCACATTTTGAATTTGTATTACAAAATAAAGGATTACTTCCATTTATTATTGAATTTTTAAAATCAAAAGATATTAAAAAATTAGGTTTTGAAGGCGAATATACAAATTATAATGACTATTCCAAATTAGAAAGTGAATTTGATCTTGAAGCAATAACTGGCGAATTTGAAAAGATGAGAATGATTAAATCTGAAGATGAGATTGCACATATTCAAAAAGCTTGTGAAATTGTCGATAAAGCTTACGAACATATTTTAACTTTTGTAAAAGCAGGAATGACAGAACTAGAAGTAAAAGCCGAGTTAGAATATAAAATGGCTCAACTTGGTTCTGAAGGACCAAGTTTTGATACAATTGTAGCAAGTGGTTATAGAGGTGCGTTACCACACGCAACACCTTCAGAAAAAGTCATTGAAGATGGAGATTTAGTAACTCTAGATTTTGGCGCGACATATAACGGGTACGTATCTGATATTACGCGTACATTTGGTGTAGGTAATGTTTCAGATGAGTTAAAAAATGTGTATAATATTGTGTTAGAAAGTCAATTAAAATCTTTAGAAACGATTAAAGTAGGCTTTACTGGTAAAGAAGCTGATAAAGTTGCTAGAGACATCATTACTGAGAACGGTTATGGTGATAATTTCGGGCATTCTCTTGGCCATGGAATCGGTTTAGAGGTTCATGAAGGACCAGGTCTAGCAAAAACAGTTGATACAGTGTTAGAAGAAAATATGATTATTACAATCGAACCAGGAATCTATGTTGAGGATCTTGGTGGCGTAAGAATTGAAGACGATGCGATTGTAACAACAGAAGGGCTTAAAAAATTAACACATAGTAGTAAAGAGCTTTTCATCATTAACAACTAGGGGGAAATAAAATGATTTCAGTAAACGATTTTAAAACAGGACTTACAGTTGAAGTGGATAACGGTATTTGGAGAGTTATCGATTTCCAACACGTTAAACCAGGTAAAGGTGCAGCTTTTGTTCGCTCAAAACTAAGAAACTTACGTACAGGTTCGATTCAAGAAAAGACTTTTAGAGCTGGTGAAAAAGTTGGAACTGCACATATCGACAATAACAAAATGCAGTATTTATACAATGATGGTGACGATTACGTCTTTATGGATAATAACACTTTCGAGCAAGTATCAATACCAAGCAGTCAATTAGAAGATGAAATTAATTACCTAAAAGAAAACATGAACGTGTCAATTATGACATACGAAGGTGAAACGCTAGGTGTTGAATTACCTAAGACAGTTGAATTAGAAGTTGTAGAAACTGAACCAAGTATTAAAGGAGACACAGTTTCTGGTGCGACTAAAGAAGCTAAATTAGAAACAGGGCTATCAATTCAAGTACCGTTATTTGTTAACAACGGTGATGTTTTAATTGTAAACACTGAGGAAGGCGCATACGTGTCAAGAGCATAATTTTAAAAGCAGATAATTTTATCTGCTTTTTTTAGTTACTAATTGAATTGGTCGTACCACTTCAGTAAAATGTTATTATAAAGATTGCGTTAGGAGAAAAGTTAATGAATTTAGAATATATAGATCAGCTAATTGAAAAAATGGATAAGGCAAGTCTTACAGAATTGTCTTATAAAGACAAAGTTATAGATATTAGCTTAAAACGCGAACCAAAAATAACTACTCAAGTTGCTCAACCTGTTTCTAAAACAGAAGTAACACCTGTTGAAAAGGAAACGATTAGTGATACTGAAGTACCAGAAGGTAAGACTATTAAAGCTCCGATGGTTGGTACTTTTTATCAATCTCCTTCACCAGAAGCAGATCCATACATTCAGGTTGGCGATAAAATAGAAAACGATACAATAGTTTGTATTTTAGAAGCAATGAAACTCTTCAATGAGATTGAAGCAGAAGTATCCGGTGAAATTGTAGATATTTTAGTTGAAGATGGAGAAATGGTTGAGTATAACCAACCATTGTTTAGAGTCAAATGATAAAAAAAGTACTTATCGCAAACCGAGGTGAAATTGCAGTACGTATTATTCGTGCTTGCCATGAACTCGGTATAAAGACAGTAAGTGTTTACTCAGAGGCTGATAAAGATAGTTTACACCGGAAACTAGCGACTGAGTCATATTGTATTGGTCCTAAATTATCTAAAGATAGTTACTTAGATATGATTAGTATAATTACAATTGCTCAGAATACTAATTGTGACGCAATTCATCCTGGATATGGTTTTTTAGCTGAAAATGTAGATTTTGCAGAGATGTGTGAAGCGAGCAATTTAATTTTTATCGGTCCTCATTACAAAACGATTGGACTCATGGGTGTCAAAGACGTCGCTAAAAAGACGATGCAACAAGCAGGCGTACCAACTGTTCCAGGTTCAGACGGTGTCGTAAAAAATATTGACGATGCAAAAACAATTTCTAAAGATATTGGATATCCAGTTATTATAAAAGCAAGTTATGGTGGTGGCGGAAAAGGAATTCGCGTTGCACGTAACGAAGAAGAACTTATTCAAAATTATAAACTAACTGAACAAGAGGCAGAAAGTGCGTTTGGTAATAAGAATTTATATATCGAAAAGTATATTACGAACTTTAGACATATTGAGATACAAGTACTCGGTGACTACCACGGCAATGTCGTTCATTTAGGCGAAAGAGATTGTACGATACAACGAAGAATGCAAAAACTTGTAGAAGAAGCAAATAGTCCAGTTTTAAGCGAAGAAATTAGAGAGGATATGGGTAATGCGGCAGTACGTGCAGCAAAACATATCGATTATGTAAATGCTGGTACGATTGAATTTATTTATGATCTTGATGAGAAAAAGTATTATTTTATGGAAATGAATACACGTATTCAAGTTGAGCACCCTGTGACAGAGATGGTGACTGGGGTAGATTTAGTTAAAATGCAACTTAAAGTTGCGATGCGTGAAGAAATTCCATTTACTCAAGAAGACATTAAATTTAAAGGACATTCATTTGAATTTAGAATCAATGCAGAAAATCCGTATAAAAACTTTATGCCATCAGCAGGCAAAATCACAAAATTTATAGAACCCGGTGGTTTTGGTGTGAGACTTGAAACGGCAAGTTATCAAGGGTATACAATACCGCCGTATTACGATTCGATGATCGCTAAACTTATCGTCTTTGGAGAAGATAGAAGGGACGCATTACAAGTTGCAAGACGCGCCTTAAATGAATTTATAATTGAAGGTATTGATACGACGATACCGTTTCATAAAAATATAATTAATAATGAGGATTTCATCAACAACAATTATAATACTAATTTTCTTGAGCAACATGATATAATGAATGAATGAGGTGACAACGATGGAAGTATTAGGACATGATGAAACTATAGGTAAAATTAAAATTTCAACAGAAGTACTCGAAGTGATTTCAAGCATTTCTGTGCTTGAAACTAAAGGTGTTGCTTCGTTACAGAATAATTTTGCAAGTGGAACTATTGAAAAATTTGGTAAAAAATATCGTGGAAAAGGCATAAGAGTCGATGAAAAAGATGGTTATTTAAAAATCTCTGCTTTTGTAAATCTTTCAGACGATAAAAATGTACACAAAATTGCTGAGGACATTCAAGAGAATATCAAGCAATCAATCTCAACTATGTTAGATATTAACGTCATTGATGAAATTAACGTTCATATCGTAAATATTAATAAGTAATAGGTGTTTTTATGAACAGACATGAACAAAGAGTTAAGGCATTTCAAATATTATTCCAAATCGATAATGATATTGTAGATTTAAATAGCGTAAAGTTTTTTGACTTATATTTAACGATGCCTTATATAAAAGAAACTATTGACTATTATATTGAACATCAAGATGAAATTAATAAGACTATTAGTGCAAAATTAAATAATTATACACTTGATCGAATTAGTAAGGTAGATAGAAATGTGTTAAGGCTAGCTGCTTCAGAACTTCTATCTACAAATACACCAAAGAAAATTATTGTTAATGAGGCTGTTAAAATAACAAAAATCTACAGTGACGTAAACAGTTATAAGTTTGTGAACGGTGTACTTAAAAACTTTATAAACGAGTGATACTATGAGTAAAGACCAAATACTTACAGTAAGTGCTTTATCATCGTATATTGAAGAGAAATTTGTAAGAGACCCGTATTTAGAACGGGTCTTTATTAAAGGTGAAATATCTAATAGCAAGTTACATAGTTCTGGTATTTTTTACTTTACACTTAAAGACACACATGCGACAATTCGTGGCATTATGTTTAGTAATAAAGTGAAGAAATTAAAGAAATTACCAGAAGAAGGTGATGGTGTCATCATCGAAGGTACAATTACTGTATTTAAATCTGGTGGTTATTATCAAATTACAGCGAATGATATAGAGCTAGATGGACAGGGACAGCTTTATGAAAAATTAGAGAAAAATAAAAAAATGCTTGAAGAAAAAGGTTATTTTAAATCTGAATATAAAAAGGCATTACCAAAATTTCCTAAAGATATTATTCTGGTAACGTCCAAAACGAGTGCGGCATATAACGATATGATTAACGCTGTAACTAAAAGATTTCCATTAACGAAAGTAAAAGTGTTAAATACGTTAATGCAAGGACAAAAAAGTATAGACTCTGTTATTAAAAATCTTGAAATCGCAGATAATCATCAAGCAGACATTGTTATACTTGCGCGTGGTGGTGGCTCTATTGAAGATTTATGGACATTTAACGAGTTAGAAGTTGCTAAAAAGGTATTTAACATGACTACACCTACCATCACAGCTATCGGCCACGAAACAGATACAACACTTGTCGATTACGTGTCGGATAAGCGTGCAACAACACCTACTCAAGCAATCGAACTTGCATTGTTTGATCAGTATTATTTACTTGATAAAATAGCCGAAGATGATTTAAGACTTAAAAAGTTAGTGAAAGATAAGTTAATTCAAAAAGAAACTCAACTTGAGAGTTATAAAAATTATTATAAGTTTAGAATGCCTACTAGATTATACGATCAGCATATTCAAAAACTAGTTTATAAAAAAGACCAGTTAAACGCATTATATAATACGCATTTTAATAACTTTCAAAACAAATATAACGAGTTGAATTATGAGTTAAAATTACTCACGCCTAAAAATAAAATTCAAGAATATAAAAATATAAATAATGATTTTAAAAAAACACTCACAAATGAAATGAATTTAATATTCGTAGATTCTAAATCAAAGGTGAGACATAAGCTTGAAGTATTAAGTCGATTGAATCCCCTTGAAATTTTAAAAAGAGGCTACTCTTTTACAAGCTTAGATGATAAAGTTTTAAAAAGTGTTAACGAAGTGAAGCAAGGAGACGCTTTAACTATCCATGTAAGTGATGGACGCATTGAGACTAAAGTGACTGAGGTGATTGATGATGAGTAAATCAGCAGATCAAACGTTGAGTTTTGAAGAAAAAATGAAAAAACTTGAAGATATAATTCAAAAATTAGACAGTGATGAAGTTCAATTAGAAGAATCTTTATCATTATATAAAGAAGGTATTAAACTCTCAAAAGAATGTGACGAGATTTTAAAGAATGCTCAACTTGAAATTGAAGAATTAGAGGGTAATAACGATGATTAATGATTATCAACAGTACTTAAATGAAGTGGATTTGTTAATTAAAGATCATTTAAATAAAAATGATGTTTCTAGTAAAGTTAAAGAATCTTCTTTATATTCAATCTCAGCAGGTGGTAAAAAAATTCGTCCACTGTTGTTATTTAAAACATTAAAAGCTTTAAATTTCCCTTTAGAATTAGGTGTACCTGCAGCTGCTACAATTGAAATGATTCATACTTACTCTTTAATACACGATGACTTACCAGCGATGGATAATGATGACTATAGACGTGGAAAACTAACAAATCATAAAGTATATGGAGAAGCGACAGCGATTCTTGCTGGCGATAATCTACTAACAGAAAGTATTCATCTACTTAGCCATGCGAATTATAACGATGCTATTAAAATAAATCTAATTCAACTGATTACAAATGCTGCAGGGCAATTTGGAATGATTAGCGGACAAATGAATGATATATTAAGTGCAAATAAAGAAATTGATTATAAAACTTTAGAAAATATACACCGCTATAAAACCGGTAAATTAATACAAGCTCCAGTTGTTGCCGCTGCGATGATTGCTGGCGCAAGTAATGATATTATTAATAATTTAAACGATTTTTCCGGAGAACTTGGCTTATTATTCCAAATAAAAGATGATTTACTAGATGTTCAAGGGACGCAAGAAGAATTAGGAAAATCCGTTGGTACTGATGAAAAAAATCAAACGACGACTTATGTATCATTATTTGGTGTTGAAGGAGCAATGGATCTATTAAAAGAAAAAGAGACAGAAACAAAAAGATTACTTTACAAACTAAAAGATGATATTGATATTATACATTTAGAAGATATTATTTCTATAGTCGTAAATAGAACGAAATGATATTCGGTCTTCCGAATATCATTTCTATTTTTTTAGTCATTTTTAAATGATATAATAAGCAAGTAGATAAGGTGGGTGCTATATGAGACTTGAAGAAATTGAAAATCCATCATTTTTAAAAGAAAAAAATGATGATGAGCTTGAAGAGTTGGCACAAAAAATAAGAGAATTTTTAATAGAATCATGTGCTGAAACAGGTGGGCATATTGGAGCTAACTTAGGCGTAGTAGAACTAACGTTAGCACTCCATCGATTTTATAATTCACCTGAAGATAAGTTTTTATTTGATGTTGGACATCAAGCATATATTCATAAAATATTAACTGGCAGAACTAAAGATTTTAAAACGCTTCGACAGTATAAAGGACTATCCGGATTCCCTAAAATGAGTGAATCTGAACATGACGTATGGGAAGCAGGTCATTCATCAACTTCATTATCGGCAGCTTTAGGAATGGCTAAAGCAAGGGATATTCGAAATGAAGATTACAATATCGTTCCAATTATAGGAGACGGTGCTTTAACTGGTGGTATGGCTTTAGAAGCGCTGAACCACATCGGATCTGAAAAGTCAAAAATGACTATTATTTTAAACGATAATGAAATGAGTATTGCACCTAACGTTGGTGCGATGCATAACATGTTTGGTAGAATCCGTACGAACTCAAGTTATAATAAGTTTAAATATGATGCTGAAGAGCTTTTAGAAAGAATACCTTCAGTTGGTCCATCGTTAAGAGATTTAGCAGATAAGGTAAAAGACAGTTTAAAATATCTCGTCGTAGATGGAGTATTCTTTGAAGAGCTTGGTATTAAATATATTGGTCCCGTTGACGGTCATAACTTTAAAGAGCTTCAAAAAGCGTTAGAGTCTACAAATAATTATGATGGTCCAGTGATTATTCATGTGATTACTAAAAAAGGTAAAGGATATTATCATGCAGAAACTGACGCGATTGGTAAGTGGCATGGATTAGGACCATATAAAATAGAAACAGGCGAAACACTCGGAAGTAGTGGTACAGAGTCTTGGAGTGAATATGTTTCTAATGAAGTGTTTGAGCATGCGCTGAAGGATAAGAAAATAGTCGCGTTAACACCGGCAATGCCTGTTGGGTCTAAGTTGACTAAATTCCAAAATGAATTACCAGAAAGATTTTTTGATGTTGGTATCGCGGAACAGCACGCTGTAACGATGTCCGCAGGACTCGCAGCAGCAGGCATGAAACCTTACTTAGCAATTTACTCTACATTTTTACAACGTGGATATGACCAAGTACTACACGATGTCGATCGTCCGAATCTAAATGTGTTCTTTGGTATTGATCGTAGTGGTTTAGTTGGTGCAGATGGGGAAACACATCATGGCATATTTGATGTGAGCTTTTTAAT encodes:
- a CDS encoding M24 family metallopeptidase, yielding MKKLDNTKSLLKKYDVDAILIMSEFNRRYLSDFTGSSGAVIITNDDEYLISDFRYNVQAREESPHFEFVLQNKGLLPFIIEFLKSKDIKKLGFEGEYTNYNDYSKLESEFDLEAITGEFEKMRMIKSEDEIAHIQKACEIVDKAYEHILTFVKAGMTELEVKAELEYKMAQLGSEGPSFDTIVASGYRGALPHATPSEKVIEDGDLVTLDFGATYNGYVSDITRTFGVGNVSDELKNVYNIVLESQLKSLETIKVGFTGKEADKVARDIITENGYGDNFGHSLGHGIGLEVHEGPGLAKTVDTVLEENMIITIEPGIYVEDLGGVRIEDDAIVTTEGLKKLTHSSKELFIINN
- the efp gene encoding elongation factor P; protein product: MISVNDFKTGLTVEVDNGIWRVIDFQHVKPGKGAAFVRSKLRNLRTGSIQEKTFRAGEKVGTAHIDNNKMQYLYNDGDDYVFMDNNTFEQVSIPSSQLEDEINYLKENMNVSIMTYEGETLGVELPKTVELEVVETEPSIKGDTVSGATKEAKLETGLSIQVPLFVNNGDVLIVNTEEGAYVSRA
- the accB gene encoding acetyl-CoA carboxylase biotin carboxyl carrier protein, encoding MNLEYIDQLIEKMDKASLTELSYKDKVIDISLKREPKITTQVAQPVSKTEVTPVEKETISDTEVPEGKTIKAPMVGTFYQSPSPEADPYIQVGDKIENDTIVCILEAMKLFNEIEAEVSGEIVDILVEDGEMVEYNQPLFRVK
- the accC gene encoding acetyl-CoA carboxylase biotin carboxylase subunit translates to MKKVLIANRGEIAVRIIRACHELGIKTVSVYSEADKDSLHRKLATESYCIGPKLSKDSYLDMISIITIAQNTNCDAIHPGYGFLAENVDFAEMCEASNLIFIGPHYKTIGLMGVKDVAKKTMQQAGVPTVPGSDGVVKNIDDAKTISKDIGYPVIIKASYGGGGKGIRVARNEEELIQNYKLTEQEAESAFGNKNLYIEKYITNFRHIEIQVLGDYHGNVVHLGERDCTIQRRMQKLVEEANSPVLSEEIREDMGNAAVRAAKHIDYVNAGTIEFIYDLDEKKYYFMEMNTRIQVEHPVTEMVTGVDLVKMQLKVAMREEIPFTQEDIKFKGHSFEFRINAENPYKNFMPSAGKITKFIEPGGFGVRLETASYQGYTIPPYYDSMIAKLIVFGEDRRDALQVARRALNEFIIEGIDTTIPFHKNIINNEDFINNNYNTNFLEQHDIMNE
- a CDS encoding Asp23/Gls24 family envelope stress response protein, with amino-acid sequence MEVLGHDETIGKIKISTEVLEVISSISVLETKGVASLQNNFASGTIEKFGKKYRGKGIRVDEKDGYLKISAFVNLSDDKNVHKIAEDIQENIKQSISTMLDINVIDEINVHIVNINK
- the nusB gene encoding transcription antitermination factor NusB; translation: MNRHEQRVKAFQILFQIDNDIVDLNSVKFFDLYLTMPYIKETIDYYIEHQDEINKTISAKLNNYTLDRISKVDRNVLRLAASELLSTNTPKKIIVNEAVKITKIYSDVNSYKFVNGVLKNFINE
- the xseA gene encoding exodeoxyribonuclease VII large subunit, yielding MSKDQILTVSALSSYIEEKFVRDPYLERVFIKGEISNSKLHSSGIFYFTLKDTHATIRGIMFSNKVKKLKKLPEEGDGVIIEGTITVFKSGGYYQITANDIELDGQGQLYEKLEKNKKMLEEKGYFKSEYKKALPKFPKDIILVTSKTSAAYNDMINAVTKRFPLTKVKVLNTLMQGQKSIDSVIKNLEIADNHQADIVILARGGGSIEDLWTFNELEVAKKVFNMTTPTITAIGHETDTTLVDYVSDKRATTPTQAIELALFDQYYLLDKIAEDDLRLKKLVKDKLIQKETQLESYKNYYKFRMPTRLYDQHIQKLVYKKDQLNALYNTHFNNFQNKYNELNYELKLLTPKNKIQEYKNINNDFKKTLTNEMNLIFVDSKSKVRHKLEVLSRLNPLEILKRGYSFTSLDDKVLKSVNEVKQGDALTIHVSDGRIETKVTEVIDDE
- the xseB gene encoding exodeoxyribonuclease VII small subunit encodes the protein MSKSADQTLSFEEKMKKLEDIIQKLDSDEVQLEESLSLYKEGIKLSKECDEILKNAQLEIEELEGNNDD
- a CDS encoding polyprenyl synthetase family protein codes for the protein MINDYQQYLNEVDLLIKDHLNKNDVSSKVKESSLYSISAGGKKIRPLLLFKTLKALNFPLELGVPAAATIEMIHTYSLIHDDLPAMDNDDYRRGKLTNHKVYGEATAILAGDNLLTESIHLLSHANYNDAIKINLIQLITNAAGQFGMISGQMNDILSANKEIDYKTLENIHRYKTGKLIQAPVVAAAMIAGASNDIINNLNDFSGELGLLFQIKDDLLDVQGTQEELGKSVGTDEKNQTTTYVSLFGVEGAMDLLKEKETETKRLLYKLKDDIDIIHLEDIISIVVNRTK
- the dxs gene encoding 1-deoxy-D-xylulose-5-phosphate synthase, with amino-acid sequence MRLEEIENPSFLKEKNDDELEELAQKIREFLIESCAETGGHIGANLGVVELTLALHRFYNSPEDKFLFDVGHQAYIHKILTGRTKDFKTLRQYKGLSGFPKMSESEHDVWEAGHSSTSLSAALGMAKARDIRNEDYNIVPIIGDGALTGGMALEALNHIGSEKSKMTIILNDNEMSIAPNVGAMHNMFGRIRTNSSYNKFKYDAEELLERIPSVGPSLRDLADKVKDSLKYLVVDGVFFEELGIKYIGPVDGHNFKELQKALESTNNYDGPVIIHVITKKGKGYYHAETDAIGKWHGLGPYKIETGETLGSSGTESWSEYVSNEVFEHALKDKKIVALTPAMPVGSKLTKFQNELPERFFDVGIAEQHAVTMSAGLAAAGMKPYLAIYSTFLQRGYDQVLHDVDRPNLNVFFGIDRSGLVGADGETHHGIFDVSFLMPLPNMTIMMPRDEIEAKLMINFALDYDGPIALRYPRGNVKGLQITERQPIVKGKWEIVDASKEKDAVIISYGPTLDVALEAKEILNKFGIELEVVNARFIKPVDADLLKEYGQSKTPLLIVEEVIETGGLGQYVQSYMLENNFLNSVKTIAIPDVYIEQGSVDKLLIEAGITVENVVKVVQNMVENND